Within Rhizobium sp. N324, the genomic segment CTTCGGATTGCCGTTCATCCGCAGGCCGAAGCTCAAGTTTTCCTCGACGGTCAGGTGCGGATAGAGCGCATAGGACTGGAAGACCATGGCGATGCCGCGATCGGCGGGCTCGACGTCATTGACGACCCTGCCACCAATCTGAAGCTCGCCTGAAGTAATGTCCTCGAGACCGGCAATCATCCGCAGCAGCGTGGACTTGCCGCAGCCGGAGGGGCCGACGAAGACGACGAATTCGCCGTCCTTGACCTCAAGATTGGCGCCATGGATGATCTCAAAGCCGCCGAAGCGCTTGACGATATTGCTGAGTGAAAGCTCTGCCATGCAGCCTCCCGTTTACTTGATTGCGCCGGCGGCGATGCCGGCGATGAAATGGCGCTGGAGAGCCACGAAGATGACGAGGATTGGCGCCGTTAGCAGCACCGCTCCAGCCATGATGCCGCCCCAGGAGACCTTGGTGAGGCCGATCAGCGTTCCTAATGCCACGGGCGCCGTCATCATTCCCGGTTTGGAATTGATGAGGAGCGGCCAGAGGTAGTTGTTCCACGAGGCGAGGAAGAGGATGATCGCCAAGGCCGCCATGGTCGGGCGCGCCAACGGCAAGGCGATGCGCAGAAAGATCTGCCATTCCTTGACGCCCTCGACGCGGGCCGCATCGAAAAGCTCGCCCGGCATCATCGAGAAGGATTGCCGCATGAACAGCACGCCGAGCGAGTTGAACAGTGGCGGCACGATGAGTGCCACCCAGGTGTTAGCAAGCCGGAACTCGCGCGCAACCATGATGAATTGCGGGATGACGACCACGGAGAAAGGCAGCGTGATCGTGCCGATGATGATGGCGATGACGATGGAGCGGCCGACGAAACGATAACGCGCCAGCGCCCAACCGGCCATCGAGGTCAGCATCACCGACAGGAAAGTATAGATAATCGCGACGCCGACGGAGATCACCATGGCGCCGACGAAATCGGTGTCTGCCTGCAGGTTCTTGAAATTCTCGATGAAGTTGGTGGATGGCCAGAGCACGATGTCGGGGCTGAAGATGCCGTTATCGGGCATTGTGGAGAAGACGAACATCATCCAGAGCGGAAATAGCCAGATTACTGCAAGCGGCGCCAGTGCGGCGTGCAACGCGATCCGGCGCATGAGAAGGGATTGCGACCTGGATTTCATTTCGGATCCCTCCCGACCCAGAGATTGAGAAGCGAGATGACCACGGCAAGCGCCGCCATCGTATAGGCGATCGCCGAGGCGTAG encodes:
- a CDS encoding carbohydrate ABC transporter permease; this encodes MKSRSQSLLMRRIALHAALAPLAVIWLFPLWMMFVFSTMPDNGIFSPDIVLWPSTNFIENFKNLQADTDFVGAMVISVGVAIIYTFLSVMLTSMAGWALARYRFVGRSIVIAIIIGTITLPFSVVVIPQFIMVAREFRLANTWVALIVPPLFNSLGVLFMRQSFSMMPGELFDAARVEGVKEWQIFLRIALPLARPTMAALAIILFLASWNNYLWPLLINSKPGMMTAPVALGTLIGLTKVSWGGIMAGAVLLTAPILVIFVALQRHFIAGIAAGAIK